The DNA segment tgcttcgctttttttttctttcaagtgcttttttttaattatcacaATGACTGGTACTTCTGATATTACCTTCCTCCACATATTTAAGTTTTAGAGTGAATTTATATTGCATTATTAAACATTCTTTTCATTACAATACGCTTTTGCTCACTATAGGCTTTGGGTATTAATGCATCTAAATAATTGGCGAGATTTTTCTGTGTAATTCTCTTAAGTACCTCTTGCTTCCGTTGGTTTAAATATTTCTGTATTActttgaaaatttcctaacttGTATCCACTAATCATGTACTGAGCGTCGTGCTACGGTCTCCTGAGCTTGACATCTTCTTCCGCGTATtctttttgttgtaatcatgctttCCAAAATGAACAAATGTTTGGTTCATTGATAAAAAGATGTGCACCTTGAGCGTATGTTCAAGATGTCTGTCGCCTCCTTGTTGttcatcttcttttcttcattaGTAGTTGAAGAGCTGGCATTGTAATGTATGAGTGTATGTAGGCTTATCTAAGGGTATCATTTTTGACGACAATTCTGTTGATGGAAAACATTCTGCATCCTGGTTACATGTTTGGTTTTTATTACCCCGGACTGAATCATACAGTGTTTGTCTTACTCATTCAATTCTGTTCTTTCCTCATACATGGTTCGTTATGGAGCGAGCACAAGGTCACTTCACGGATAGGCGGCGCGCTTCTTCACGCATATTAGCCCAGATGTCCATTACGTCCGAGCCAGAGGTCTTGCGTACAATTGTCTCTTCCATGCGCACTAGTTGCTCTGAGCTAAAATAGTCTTTCCAACCACCAATTTCACCCTTTCTCACAAACGGAAGCCTAGTGCGACATCCCTCAAAACCTTCGGACGCCGTCAAATTGCGCTCCTTGATCTTGGCATCGATCTTTGGGTTCTTATGACCAGCCAAGTTGAGCACTAAGATACCCTTTGTACGTTCCACTGTTAGCTTGCTGAGCAAATTTTCCAGTAGTTCATTGTTCTCTTCCAATTCTTTCGCGTAATGCTTTCCGATGAAATGTGCAATGCGCAGCACCGTGCCTCGGCTATCTGTCTTCATTTCTTCGTAGGTGAGAAACAGCACGTTAGGCCTGTTTCTGAGTCCGTATCCGTAAAGCAGGTGCTCGAAATAATCGCCATAGCCGAAATCCCCTTCAATAAAACACTCAAAGAAGTCGTCAAAAGATCCCTCCTTGAAGGAGTAGATGTCAAGCTCCTTCACCATGTGATAGAAGGAGACGCAGCAGTCCCATGGGTTTCGAGCTATGTAAATATACCTTGCTTCTGAATTGAAATTTTTCAGCGGAGGGAGGACGTGGGACATATACAAGCCCAGAGGTGTCGAAGAAAGGCGTTTCCAGTCTTGTAAGCCGACGTAGTCGAGAAAGCAGGTCACTGCCGTAAAATCGTCGTAACTCTCAACTACTTCGCCTTCCTGTATGATGGTCTGCACAGTGAACTGAATCCAATGAGACCCTGTCTTTGGGTACGACAGCTGCAGTATGTCGCCTTCCTGAGGTGCAAATTTCATAATGTCGTCAAGTCGTTCTTTCGTGATCAGCGGGCAACGCTTGACACCATCAATGACCTGGCAGAAAGGTCTCAGACGTGGCGTGATATCAGCTGTGTTATAAGGCATCACGATCCTATCCAGGCAAACGAAGGTTGATGGAGATCTGAAATTGAAACGAAATGTTTTCGAAAGGTCTATGAGCAATAATTTCGGCACTATTTTAGTAAACTCTTTTACAAAACCTTAGAAAGGCATATTTGTGCCGGAGGTGTGAAGGAATTTCTTTTTTCAGCGTTTTTATAAAAATTATACTGGCCACAACTTCTATGTAGAATCACGAAACAAGACAGCTGTATTATTTGCAATGCAATTTTCTCTTTACTAAGCTGCTACAAAATTACGGGATTGGTTGAACGTGCCGATGGACTTTGCTACCTTTATTTTTACATTGTTCACGAGTCGTGACCAGCCTAAATTTCATTTCAAAAGCAACACCTAGAAATGAATGATTGAATATCTTAAGAAAAAATGAGACGACATGTCTTGCGACGTGGTTCAAGTGACTGCGAGGAAAGGGTGCGTTTCACCATTTCCCTATTTTCTTTATCAAACCTTTTTTCCATACCTTAATTTCCCTACACAATTTCTTGCCATATGTAACTATATCAAAAGCTCTGGCGATTTAAGATGCAGAGTTGGGTCGGTTCCTTGGACTTCACGAAGGAATTTGAAACGAGTGATGATCTCGTTTGGTGTTACAAACTCGAAGCATCTGACATTTCAGGTTTTTAAACTCAAGTTTTTAAGCAGTTACTTGCTGAACAGAAACCACACAGTGTGCATGTGAGGCTCATTTCCCTCTACTAAAACAATTAATTAAGGGGTTCCTCAAGGCTCATCGCTGGATCCACTACATTTATACTTTACAGTAATGACCTTCCTCACATTATAAACATGGCTCACTACGTTTTATACACCAACGAAACTACCATTTTCTTTGTTGATTTAGGCACTAACGCTGTTACTAATAATTATATACTGTGCTTTGTAGCATGTCCAAGTGGCGCCACGAGAGGTGTTTATTTATTAGCACAGATAAatcttcattttttatttttaaaccaAGTCAACGAACTTGACCTCTTTACCAGGCACCGCAACTTTATTCCTTTATACAGCAACATAGAGTAAACCGAAACAGGTTGTTAAGAGTTAATATGTTCTTGCGACGAAGAGTTTCAGTGGTGCTGCTGTCGCGAGAACAGTTAAAAATAATGGGAAAAGGTCGACTTTGTAGATGTTGTAGGTATGAAAGATGACACTGATAAGTATTACCCCATGATGCGGTTCCGTAACTGATATGCGAATGTATGAAAGAGAAGTGAAAGAAATGCCTGATGAGAAAAATATGAGCGCGCCTTAAGCAACGCGCGAATGCCGAATGTTGTCATTTTTTGAATGTGAGCAATATGGCTGGTGAATTTAAAGTTAGCATAGAGGTAAACGCTGATAAACGATTGTGACAGTGATAATGTACCATTTCTTGGTGGAGCCAAGTACTCTGAGACCCTTTTGCGTATATTTCATGCATTGCTACTGTGATCATGCGTAACAATATAACTGATTGATTGACTGAACCACATCCCGATTGTTTTAATAGGGAAGTAATAACTCCTTATATTCACACGTTCTCCTGTAACAGTAAAAGGACAGCTCAAAACTCGCATATCTATGTCGTTGTCTCGGCACCCCAAAAATTATGCTCTCTAGGCAAACTGACTCAAACTTCAGGGAACGTTCAGAACCAAAAAAGATGTTCCATGCAGCACAGAGCTCATTCTTTGAATGTGTTGAAGGTGCACTGTATCATATACTTCTTAGTCGTGGAAAACACTAAGTCGGACATACTAATAGATGTGTTAATGAAAGGTTTCGGGAGCACAACAATAAGTTTTCAAATGTCTAGAGGGCTTCGTTGCACAACACTGTGCCAGATGCGCTTGTCAGCCACTTTTGAACAAATCTGACGTAATCAGCAAGCATAGACACAAACACGTTCGCGAAATAATCGAAGCTGAAGTAATTCATAGGTTAGAAGAGCTCAACGTCTCTCTTCCCACCTGATGAAGAGCTGGATTCCTCCTATTGCGTTTTAGAAGCTGATAATGACCGCTAAGGCAGTGACATGCACAATGATGTGATTATGAGCGTACAGATATGGGATCGCTTTCCAGTAAAGTAGTCGCAAGTTTAGGGTTGTGGTGTTGTCCTTTTCTTCTCTGCATCGTGAATGTGCTTTGTTTTTTTATCACCATCGTTAAAATAGTTTTCTCGCATTCAAGCCGTGCTTGTTATACATGCGCTTGATTTATTACTCGAGAACGCAGTGCATTGGCTTTGTTTTCCCCCGTTTGACACCGCTTACTTCTGGATCGTTTAGATTGGCAAAAACGTAATTGCAAAAACGTAACGTAACATGCGACTCATTGTTTTCTAAAACTAGTGACGCAAAAATTCACAATTATGGCCACTATTTCTATGGTAATAATATTTAACGCAGAAGCAACACAAAGACAAAAAATTAGAGACAACGCGCAGCACCCGTGTTGTGTCCCTACTTTTCGGTCCTTGTATTGCGTATGTGCTAAATGTTTATTACCAAGTGCTACTAACAAGCCCGAGCGTTCAACCTTGTGAACACTATTTCCATGCTTACCGTTACTGTCAGGAACGCCGTAGTTGCTCAGTAAAATGAGTAGATTACCCGACACTTGTTCTTCGTCTATGGTATGTGTGTGTTGCGGAATTTGCACTGAAGCAGTATGTCATGAATTCCAGGGATTATTATATACCTTGGCACCACGCAGTACctcggtgtgtgtgcgtgtgtgtgtgtgcgcgcgcgagcgtgcgtcgtgtgtgtgtgtgtgtgtctgtgtgtctgtaaGGATGGTTGCCCTTCACTTTACGGCGTTCGGGATAGAGACAAATTGTGATGAGGAAGTAATTTTCTCATCACCCAGCACGATCAACGAAAATACCGCTTGTCATACGCTTGTACAAACGATGTCAGGGATTGAAGCAAAAGGTTTCATTTTCCTACGAAGCAAATACGATGCAGGTGCCGCTATTATTGATGAGGTTCTCAGTGATCGGAATGAAATTATGTGAACCGGCAACAACGAAGTTTCGTTGTTGGCTGAGAGACAGAGTAAACAGCGTGACACAGGTACTCATAAATTTCCCATACAGCTGTGTTCTCCGCCACATGCAATACGCGTTCCCTCATCATATGCTCACTGGTTGTAGAATATTGTGCTTTGAAAACACTGTTCTTAGTTTTGTTTTTTCCTGTTAGCGTGCTCTTCGATATTGCATAGTTTATATCTTACTGAAACTGCGCGACATAACCTGATTTTTCAACAAGTAAGAGGCTGTGCAGCACAAAAttcagaaaaaacgccaggcctgcgcggaaaccgcagcacagtcacagcgaaagctggaagagcggcatttctagagcccgttataaactctcttgtggctactcatacaagtcaattagcaacgtacccactacgccacaaataataatttttgggaagttgggaagcatctaccacgacattattcgttattctgcagagaagcgaggtaccatctgtgaggcattatgtgcactttgttattgcggtggttgatgacgatgaataattatggctgagccctttgtaatgggttggaagctttaaacgacccactagttacgtaattcagattgtgtgacgcccggtcgttatttaactgtctcACCCCGCTTTATAACATACCTTAACcgcagaaacggagagcgagagagagagggaaataacttcattgagaccctgaggaaattgatcatgggagccttgtgggcttccttggcaaccaatagaagtgcacttgcgaggaacccactgcgctataagtCATCATAgtttttatgaagtagggaagcagccactatggaatttttcgtcattctgtggagaaccgtggtactcgctaaacacctgtaaggcattatgtgcactttgttgatgctgtggctaatgacgatgaagaattatcgcagaggcctttgtaatgggttggaagcactcaacaacccactcgttgcgcagtttgcattgtgtgacgcccggttacagaattcccgtttgtgtgacgcctggttgacGCCTCTTCTaacacactacattacatatgttaatgtggttccttcccgacatgaagcctgtatagggtgtttctGCAACGCAGTTTCGAGctccggcatggccctgaggtagaacactgggctcccgagcagaggacccaggttcgaacctcgttccctcctggaaattttttcttatttttttttcttatttcgtgcgatagtggttacggacaccggcggcggcggcagcggacaactacggcaccaaaaaaaaaaaaacgccaggcctgcgctgaaatcgcagcacagtcacagcgaaagctggaagagcggcgtctcTAGAGCTGatgtaagctctcctggggctactaatacaagtacccactacgtcataaatacaagcaaggtacccacaacgccataaatcacaattttttaagttgggaagcacctactaagccattattcgtcattctgcggagaagcgaggcaccagctacatgtctgtaagatattatgtgcacatcgttgacgcgacgactgatgacgatgaagaattatggctcagccctttgtaatgggttggaagctttaaacggcccaccagctatgcgatttgcattgggtgacgcccggtcgttatttccctctcccttcatgctgtataacttacgttgacgtgggagcgcgagggggggggggggcgaagaactttactgagaccccgaggaaatagatcatgcgcttatgggcctccTGGCAACCAaggcaagtgcacttgcgaggaacccactacgctatcaatcgatataatttttgaaaagtagggaagcaggcactatgccacttttcgtcattccacggagagccgtggcacctgctaaacgcatgtaaggcaatatgcgctttgttgatgttgagcctgatgacgatgaagcattatggcagagccctttgtaatgggttggaagcattcaacatcctactcgctgcgcaattcgcattgtgtgacgcctggttacagaattctcgttgtgcgatgcttggtgcttattttactcttctgccacgctatattgcatgtgttaatgtggttccttccagacatgaagcctatataggacctttttgcaaagcagtttcaagcaccggcctggctcagaggttgaatgctgggctcccaagcagagggcccaggttggaacctcgttccatcctgaatttgtttttcttatttcgttttttttttatttcgagcgatagtggttacggataccggcggcggcggcggcggacaactacggcgccaaaaacggccgctgaaatgatttcataagagctttcgctgtaaaagtatatATAACATTCGTTCAAGTACGATTcaacttttattttaaaaataaacCGCACTGACATCCCAGGAGAGCCTGTTATGGCCATTCCGTTTACCGCTTGCGCGAGCCGATTATGCTGCTTCACTATTCAATATTATGCACTGGTCATTGAGCTCACTATACCGCCACAGTTCCCATCTTTTTCTAATAAATGTACAATACAAGCCAAAGTCGTAGCAACAGAATATAGCGTGTGTGCCGGTCCCCTAGGCATATtgtaacttttttattttttgatttTGCCTGAAAtgaacttcaaacttcaacaggTGGCGCTATCATACCTATAAACGCCCATgtaagttttattgcgatagcaattatatggacagtctcgacggccttttgccgttgccgtcgccggcatgtccttccggtatgaagtcctaATGATAAGATCCCCCCACGCATTGTATGTtcaaccgcgggtaaaagcgcgcgagcgggggcgacgaaggCGGCCAAAtaagagttcaaacgagccggcgaGAGTTCAAACGAGTCTTTCGAACAGCAACTGTGTACTTTGATTTtaaaggcgcggtcgcgatcgctggcgcgcgcgctatctcgtaTATATCAGCAGACGActcgtgtacccttctacgtgccgTGTTTTCAACGGGAAGAGAGTGGTCGAAAAGTGCTTTTTCCCTGAAGCCGCCGCattttcttacaccagcgttttgtagtatTACGCGAAATCAGATCAAAAGAGTTAGTTGGCAGCCTTACTGCGTatgatattacaatttgttgctatcgcattcattgcttcgcccttgtggtaaAACTGAGATCGTGTTGTCCTTAAGAGGTTGCAAGCGAGCGACATGAAATTGAAAACGCTTTTCGCGGTGCATAAAGGTGCGTCAGGGTCTTTTTAACAgggtgttttttaacacgaaagtgttttatgccggggtccaccaagtacatccgtcacggatatgacgttgttaaatggacgccaacgggtgagaaagaaaaaaaccaagtaaAAGATAccacgctgggaatcgaacccacgacgctgcggccgtgacagcaagcgcccgacgccctaccgagtaagctaactcgggagatgcttgacacggcgcgaacgcgccttatatctttcacacattctctttcgcggcgggcggagctagggtgccttgatgcccgcgcgctccgctgagggtgaggacagccgcgtcgtctgctacggcggccgccattgcgaatcccgccgcagctaggcagcatgcgaaactcGCTACACAACGCGCTTGCGGTACGCGGATACGtgcggaaataagtgcacgctagcgagttttttcttcttcttttcttttttgatgctTGGACAGCCTTTAGTGCtgctgttgcctaaatgtttattactggagcatgtaattcatgtaaactGACGGCATGTGTATGTGGTATgcactagaggtagacgtagactcatgttgaaaacgaatcctcttccttacgccggaaatgGCACAGTTAAGTTTAAAGCCTTACTTAGTTGTCTCGTAAACGATGCATTGCAAAAACACAAGTAATTGTTGAAAGTATTTATATGCatgtcagcagcaacagcagtatGTGTATCTCAACACacattttagtgttgcgaagctacctaagcgcgattaaggtggcttatTTTGCTCAGTTTACAAATAATTTACTCGTTTATCATAAATGGCATGATACATATTTTACACAGGATAAAGGACCGAGGGGCAGTGTGGTGCAAATATTCTGCTATAATGAAATGAAAcattctttatcattattatagcTGACATtgcttgctcacaatctgtggccgcatttgtatcggcatcggagtccttatcaaaacaatGAATACGATGTTGTGTAGTATGCCATAAAACTTTGCATAAGCGCGTATATGTGCGTTTTCCCTCTTTTTCGTACccgcagcttttcttttttgcatgcccTATCGCATGCACGTGTTATTGAGTATTTCCAAAACTGTCTTGCATTCTGCGCGGCAGATCCACTGCGTCCGtcgtttgtctcttttattattaataatatctgggtttttacgtgccaaaaccacgatatgattatgaggcacgccgtagtggagggcttcatgaattttgaccatctggtgttctttaacctgcactgccatcgcacagtacacgggcctctagcattacacctccaccgaaatgcgaccgccgcggtcgagatcgaacccgcgattttcgggtcagcagccgattaccgtaaccactataccaccgaggcgACGTTTTtccgtttttgtagcgttagctacacttgcctagccggagccgatttcgcgtggatcctcacaagccgtgctgcgcatgcgcgaggatcagtgatgtcacacggctggctcaccggagccggcatctcacgcgctctccgccaccgccgctgctggtctgggcgttcgggaggagtggcgtcgtagccacggcagacacactggcgccggcgcgcgcgcagactccgccaccgccgcgcgcgactcgccgctgctggtctgcgcattcgagaggagtgacgtcgtagccatggcagacacactggcgccggcgcgcgcgcagctattcgccttcgctgtgcagtcgccgtctgacactgcggtGGAGCCTCTTTATAGCGCCTCTGActagcgtttgcaggt comes from the Rhipicephalus sanguineus isolate Rsan-2018 chromosome 6, BIME_Rsan_1.4, whole genome shotgun sequence genome and includes:
- the LOC119395798 gene encoding sulfotransferase 1C2A, producing the protein MKFAPQEGDILQLSYPKTGSHWIQFTVQTIIQEGEVVESYDDFTAVTCFLDYVGLQDWKRLSSTPLGLYMSHVLPPLKNFNSEARYIYIARNPWDCCVSFYHMVKELDIYSFKEGSFDDFFECFIEGDFGYGDYFEHLLYGYGLRNRPNVLFLTYEEMKTDSRGTVLRIAHFIGKHYAKELEENNELLENLLSKLTVERTKGILVLNLAGHKNPKIDAKIKERNLTASEGFEGCRTRLPFVRKGEIGGWKDYFSSEQLVRMEETIVRKTSGSDVMDIWANMREEARRLSVK